The genomic window CCGATCTACAAGAACTTTCTAGAACAAATGTAGCTGTAGTATGTGCTGGGGCTAAGGCTATATTAGATCTAAAACTAACAATGGAGTATTTAGAAACAATGGGAGTACCAGTAATTGGCTATAGGACAGATCAGCTACCTGCTTTTTATTCTAAAGATTCAGGACTAAAAGTTCCTTTTAGGTTAGATTCTGTTGCAGATATTGCCGGTTTGATGAAAACAAAATGGGATTTAGGTCTTTCTGGAGGAGTTTTAATAACAAACCCAATTCCTGAAGAATTTTCAATGGATAGTTCTTATATTAATAAATCTATTGATAAAGCATTAATAAAAGCAAAAGAGCTTAATATAGAAGGCAAACAATTAACTCCATTTTTATTGGAAGAGATAAAAAATATAACCGAAGGTAAGAGTTTAGATTCTAACATAGAGTTAGTAAAAAACAACGTATTATTAGCTTGTGAAATTTCTAAACAGTATTATAGTTGATTTATCTGGGAGAAATAAGGGGTGATAAAGTTGGATATTAAAATCAAAGAAACTTTTAATGGTATGATGAAAAAATTACAAAGAGAGAAAGTGATAACTTTTATTAAAAGTAAGATCGAAAATGGTGAAGTTACTTATAAAGAACTATATCAGGAACTATTAATACCATATCTATCGAATTGGCATTGTGATGAGGACATTCAGGAATTATGTATTTTTAAAGAGCACGTTTCTACATCTATAATAAGATCAATAATAGAAATAAACTATCCTTATATTGTGCAGAACAGGATGAAATTGATTGAAGAAGGTACTATAACAGAATTAAGAAAGAAAGTTTTTATAGCTTGTCCCGCAGGAGAATATCATGAAATAGGCGCAAGGATAGTTTCAGATATTTTTTATCTTAACGGGTATGATGTTTTATATGTTGGGGCTAATACTCCGCTTAATGAAATAATTAAAATGACAAAAGTATATGTACCTGATTATATAGCGTTAAGCGTCAGCGATCCTTATAACATAATATCTGCAAAAAAAGTTATTCAAAAATTAAAAGAAAACAATTCACAATCAAAGATAATTGTTGGTGGTAGAGCTTTTAGATTAAATCCCCATATTTTTAGTCAAATTAAAGCTGACTTTTTGCTTGATACTTTTCATGAAATAGAAAAGCTTGCTGAAGGTGATAAATAATGGCTTTTTTATCAAAAATAGCGTTTAGGTTTATGAAAAAAGGTGGAGGACAGACTATATTGATTATATCAGCTATAGCTATTGGAGTAGCCATACAGATTTTTCTTGGTCTTTTGATTCAAGGGCTCCAAGACAGCCTTGTAAATGAAACTATAGGAGACTCATCACACATTTCAGTATCTTCAAAATTAGAAAATGGAAGCATACAAGATTATGAAAATATTACTAAACAAATACA from Geotoga petraea includes these protein-coding regions:
- a CDS encoding cobalamin B12-binding domain-containing protein, producing the protein MDIKIKETFNGMMKKLQREKVITFIKSKIENGEVTYKELYQELLIPYLSNWHCDEDIQELCIFKEHVSTSIIRSIIEINYPYIVQNRMKLIEEGTITELRKKVFIACPAGEYHEIGARIVSDIFYLNGYDVLYVGANTPLNEIIKMTKVYVPDYIALSVSDPYNIISAKKVIQKLKENNSQSKIIVGGRAFRLNPHIFSQIKADFLLDTFHEIEKLAEGDK
- a CDS encoding pseudouridine-5'-phosphate glycosidase, whose protein sequence is MKIKFDFLDIKPEVKEAIDEGKPIISLESTIISHGMPYPQNVETAKMLENLAREKNVVPATIAVIGGKIKIGLNEDDLEFIAKTKNIVKASRRDISYVISQKLNAATTVSATMIFSAMAGIKIFATGGIGGVHRGAEKNFDISADLQELSRTNVAVVCAGAKAILDLKLTMEYLETMGVPVIGYRTDQLPAFYSKDSGLKVPFRLDSVADIAGLMKTKWDLGLSGGVLITNPIPEEFSMDSSYINKSIDKALIKAKELNIEGKQLTPFLLEEIKNITEGKSLDSNIELVKNNVLLACEISKQYYS